A single Cyclopterus lumpus isolate fCycLum1 chromosome 15, fCycLum1.pri, whole genome shotgun sequence DNA region contains:
- the LOC117743700 gene encoding uncharacterized protein LOC117743700 produces MRQPTDVAESQLSSQSRSEPIATITGNICTERDRPSQNCQEQHRAAILPLLTHPRRSSSNTNGGVRADLKLNLIAEEALSLGHACEESSIPDTERNYRQVFLPLISPLHLTTSQQLPVERQASSSQQVRPERSTTKTRTAESAAEFQDQSKRGAMSVVGVYAYSSSKGNSRGNNRVHFADTVKQEGSSSVVLRDMTVSAMDCASLPPLTVHESLHYPVVEASYTFPDFLGLKKPEIPTNVARTTDELVIQSSDDFPKPQKDVHLDEGGTGTKDTKEKINIDPSGNDNLKANTVNLQSAGETCSGPPCATEKNHIGDLSQTAGSATSEGDCSAKVTKHSETEKGAVHLGLSTEKEMDKLNDEPQESPLISDEGNQHPFSSCSVHPADDGTCKPLSDVSAELPGGQLSSDLESCLKTETVTMICTAFFQKKPCDPSYQPPTQLDQTTPRELASTDAVKPTIHSADLTKDESATSEVTSSAQSIPVIEQCSSNSSLVLLPPGPMLSHLEFITDCDISLPEHTDKCGADGDSTHVESWEMTQMSLAQDLEHSVFIVKVDETSSKLEDGNYIMESAAKPENSAINNVNISFPQEETLYPPPQPPSTVDVLAKGQSDNVIPLSHNGIKRGICEASIKDDLVNVSCLHSSDLPTKEAYDDVNQPDMNKKLGDQTSVLFAEEKKKVEEVTVDNQKEMADSSKLQTGKTGKTAQQCNGPDKEAVEEIEDLQPRHEHQIQKTESTVMDIKEEGESKSGIASKSQTETSSLSPAKPAGSLEHGQKTKVESHTVYDLSLCRTPMATLECSSDRDTAPALGQSQSTPEPNCFAQQQEQQQWRLGSRHPTEELSGSSLEWEEKTNSQARQIQALVVGVKGVVEGGDSSVCSLYQSGNKGELTCDDSSGDERAIGLEKGKAEGAQSAAVFDRVYEPSQIASDFNESGKAAEKKASADIVRVTACSHVGEISPTFEVVGLDTDTKFASDLVCKGQQQGNLSAACRDQPETSKNTAVSVESASQEPETSPIQMCVSSKFSTDNHGIHTAVIPGDNQAVPTNTFSTLVGQAGSVEKDVSAATAVNRNSGETEECEIQDTVCEPLELQSSNKTSATESSPAVQTPIKGPDVEEITKEDKAALDKEKASSQGKGQIEIKATNNEAVTKQEVINQTGSAKDGGSFDLFKASENDNFHCEGRSVGKSPVEQVSVNTEAADVSESPAPGLTAGKPETSWLQDLKEAAYLSKQETSRPLPSLESPQGFLTPTEEIASPLRQEDLRPPDRAPEKTTEIPPLNLVKKPVDLPEPLKTPAELPEPPQQTVEFSEEAYKVELPEPQLQTAVLAVSPAL; encoded by the exons ATGCGTCAGCCCACCGATGTTGCCGAGTCACAGCTGAGTTCACAGAGTCGGAGTGAGCCGATTGCTACCATCACTGGGAACATCTGCACTGAACGGGACCGTCCCTCTCAGAACTGCCAGGAGCAGCATAGAGCAGCAATTTTACCTCTCCTCACTCACCCTCGACGGAGCTCCAGCAATACAAACGGAGGGGTAAGGGCTGATCTCAAACTGAATTTGATTGCAGAGGAAGCCCTGTCTTTGGGACATGCTTGTGAGGAGTCATCCATCCCAGATACAGAGAGAAACTACCGCCAAGTCTTCCTGCCTTTAATCTCACCTCTGCATCTGACTACTTCACAACAACTCCCAGTCGAGCGGCAAGCGAGCAGCAGTCAACAGGTCCGACCTGAGAGGAGCACAACAAAAACCAGGACAGCCGAAAGTGCAGCTGAGTTCCAAGACCAGAGCAAAAGAGGTGCTATGTCTGTTGTGGGTGTGTACGCATATAGTAGCAGTAAAGGCAACAGTAGAGGCAACAACAGAGTTCACTTCGCTGACACTGTGAAACAAGAAGGCAGTTCCTCTGTGGTTCTCAGGGACATGACGGTGTCGGCTATGGACTGTGCCTCTTTGCCTCCGCTGACTGTACATGAGAGCTTGCACTATCCCGTGGTTGAGGCCAGCTACACTTTCCCAGACTTTCTCGGCTTGAAGAAGCCAGAAATCCCCACAAATGTAGCTCGCACAACAGATGAACTAGTAATACAGAGCTCAGACGACTTTCCAAAGCCACAGAAAGATGTCCATTTGGATGAAGGAGGTACAGGGACTAAAGATACCAAAGAGAAGATTAACATCGATCCGTCAGGTAACGATAACTTGAAGGCAAACACGGTGAATTTACAGTCAGCGGGCGAGACCTGCTCAGGGCCCCCGTGTGCTACCGAGAAGAATCACATTGGTGACCTTTCACAAACCGCAGGAAGTGCCACCTCTGAGGGTGATTGTTCAGCAAAGGTGACAAAGCACTCGGAAACGGAGAAGGGTGCTGTACATCTGGGTTTGTCGACTGAGAAAGAGATGGATAAGTTAAATGATGAGCCTCAGGAGTCACCTTTAATTAGTGATGAAGGTAACCAACATCCCTTCTCCTCATGTTCTGTGCATCCAGCTGACGATGGTACCTGCAAGCCTTTAAGTGATGTCTCCGCTGAGTTACCTGGTGGGCAGCTCTCTTCAGACCTTGAGTCCTGTTTAAAAACTGAAACCGTGACTATGATCTGCACAGCCTTTTTTCAAAAAAAGCCTTGTGACCCCAGTTATCAGCCTCCCACCCAATTGGATCAAACAACTCCTCGCGAACTGGCTAGCACAGATGCTGTGAAGCCCACAATTCACTCTGCCGATCTGACAAAGGATGAATCAGCGACTTCAGAAGTGACATCCTCTGCCCAGTCAATTCCTGTTATCGAGCAATGTTCCAGTAACTCTTCTTTAGTGCTGCTGCCTCCTGGACCAATGTTGAGTCACTTGGAGTTCATCACAGACTGTGATATCTCTCTTCCTGAGCACACAGATAAATGCGGCGCTGATGGTGACAGCACCCATGTCGAGAGCTGGGAAATGACACAAATGTCTTTAGCACAGGATCTGGAGCACAGTGTTTTCATCGTTAAAGTAGATGAGACTAGTTCTAAACTGGAGGATGGAAATTATATTATGGAATCTGCCGCTAAACCTGAGAATTCTGCAATTAACAATGTAAATATTTCCTTTCCACAAGAGGAAACTCTgtatcctcctcctcagccaccCAGTACAGTGGATGTACTGGCAAAAGGTCAGTCAGATAATGtcattcctctctctcacaATGGCATCAAACGTGGTATTTGTGAAGCTTCTATTAAGGATGATCTTGTTAATGTCAGCTGCCTACACAGCTCTGACCTGCCGACCAAAGAGGCTTATGATGACGTTAATCAACCCGATATGAACAAGAAACTGGGAGATCAGACCTCTGTGCTGTTtgcagaggaaaagaagaaagttgAGGAGGTGACAGTGGATAATCAAAAGGAAATGGCAGACAGCAGCAAGCTGCAGACAGGAAAGACAGGCAAAACAGCACAACAGTGTAATGGGCCAGATAAGGAGGCTGTAGAGGAAATTGAAGACCTGCAGCCACGACATGAACATCAAATTCAAAAGACTGAATCAACAGTAATGGATattaaagaggaaggagaaagtaAGAGTGGGATTGCATCTAAAAGCCAGACAGAAACGTCTTCCTTATCTCCCGCGAAACCTGCAGGGTCACTCGAGCATGGGCAAAAGACTAAGGTAGAGTCTCACACTGTTTACGATCTAAGTTTGTGCCGAACTCCGATGGCAACACTGGAATGCAGCTCCGACAGGGACACAGCACCAGCTCTTGGCCAATCACAGTCCACACCAGAGCCAAACTGTTTTGCTCAGCAACAGGAGCAACAGCAGTGGCGCCTGGGATCCAGACATCCCACAGAGGAATTATCAGGTAGCTCTCTAGAGTGGGAAGAAAAGACTAACAGTCAGGCCAGGCAGATCCAAGCACTGGTTGTAGGGGTAAAAGGGGTGGTAGAGGGAGGAGACAGCTCTGTTTGCAGTTTGTATCAGTCAGGAAACAAGGGTGAGTTGACATGTGATGACAGCAGTGGCGATGAACGAGCAATAGGTTTAGAGAAAGGCAAGGCAGAGGGAgctcagtctgcagcagtgtTTGACAGGGTATATGAGCCATCTCAAATTGCCAGTGATTTTAATGAGAGTGGAAAGGCGGCTGAGAAAAAAGCCTCGGCTGACATTGTGAGAGTTACAGCTTGCTCTCATGTAGGTGAGATAAGCCCCACGTTCGAGGTAGTTGGGTTAGATACAGACACTAAGTTTGCGAGTGATCTGGTTTGTAAAGGTCAGCAACAAGGCAATCTATCAGCTGCCTGTCGAGACCAACCAGAAACCTCAAAGAACACTGCTGTATCTGTTGAGTCAGCATCACAGGAACCTGAGACATCGCCTATCcaaatgtgtgtttcatcaaAGTTTAGCACAGACAATCATGGCATTCATACAGCAGTTATTCCAGGTGATAACCAGGCTGTTCCTACAAACACATTCAGTACTCTGGTTGGGCAAGCAGGATCTGTGGAAAAGGATGTCAGTGCTGCCACGGCTGTGAATAGAAACAGTGGGGAAACTGAGGAGTGTGAAATTCAGGATACGGTGTGCGAACCTCTCGAGCTACAAAGCTCCAATAAAACGTCAGCCACAGAAAGCAGCCCAGCAGTACAAACACCCATAAAAGGCCCTGATGTAGAGGAGATCACAAAGGAAGATAAAGCTGCTTTGGACAAAGAGAAGGCTAGCAGCCAAGGAAAGGGACAAATTGAGATAAAAGCGACGAACAATGAAGCAGTGACAAAGCAGGAGGTCATAAATCAAACTGGGAGTGCTAAAGACGGGGGCTCATTTGATCTTTTTAAGGCATCAGAAAATGACAATTTCCACTGTGAAGGAAGATCAGTTGGAAAATCTCCAGTTGAACAAGTGTCAGTGAACACAGAGGCTGCCGATGTGTCAGAGAGTCCTGCTCCTGGACTAACGGCCGGAAAACCAGAAACAAGCTGGTTACAAGATCTAAAAGAAGCTGCGTACCTTTCTAAACAAGAGACCTCAAG ACCCCTCCCATCTCTGGAGTCTCCTCAAGGGTTTCTTACTCCGACTGAAGAAATAGCTTCCCCTCTGAGACAAGAGGACCTCCGACCGCCAGATAGAGCACCAGAGAAGACAACAGAGATACCACCTCTAAATCTTGTGAAGAAGCCAGTAGATCTTCCTGAACCTTTAAAGACGCCAGCAGAGCTCCCAGAACCACCACAGCAGACAGTAGAGTTCTCAGAAGAAGCATATAAAGTAGAGCTTCCAGAACCACAACTGCAGACA GCTGTCCTAGCTGTCAGTCCTGCTCTG
- the nsmce4a gene encoding non-structural maintenance of chromosomes element 4 homolog A isoform X2 — protein sequence MKRAKGGGDEDGPRQNGAAGRRKGEQQKSDADDGDCDFGAGDLQEDDNDPGLRREIRSKYRDLINSVQQNREDMLRPSNNKLTEVLEEANKLFKDVRQAREAALDAQLLVVATDLGKEKASQLFAEGTAFDPTAFAEHLLSFMGLNRLEDGEDEQQNGGAVDGYLPQDAWHRVARRAQCCVRAAPSFHYMMGSFHAEPPPPKQRTERQRKAPGKEAKRIMPTQLKRMEGSHQEATEKEVERILGYLKSYYQDDPTSPISYYEFVIDPNSFSRTVENIFHTSFLIRDGLARMHMDNAKLPCIAPVEEGEVEAGGSLSRKQCIVSISPKIWKELIEAFDIKDTMIQPLNTHNE from the exons ATGAAGAGGGCCAAAGGAGGTGGCGATGAGGACGGTCCCCGGCAGAATGGCGCTGCTGGCCGAAGGaaaggagaacaacagaaaaGTGACGCGGATGATGGCGACTGTGACTTCGGCGCAGGCGACCTGCAAGAAGACGACAATGACCCGGGACTCAGGAGAGAGATACGGAGCAAGTACCGAGACCTCATCAACTCCGTGCAAC AGAATAGAGAAGACATGCTGAGACCCTCCAACAACAAGCTCACAGAAGTTTTGGAAGAGGCGAACAAACTTTTTAAAGATG TGCGGCAGGCGAGAGAAGCAGCTCTGGATGCCCAGCTCCTTGTTGTGGCCACAGATCTGGGGAAGGAGAAAGCCAGTCAGCTGTTCGCTGAGGGCACTGCTTTTGATCCCACTGCTTTTGCCGAGCATCTT CTGTCCTTCATGGGTCTCAACCGACTAGAAGACGGGGAGGACGAGCAGCAGAACGGAGGGGCAGTTGACGGCTACCTGCCCCAGGATGCGTGGCACAGAGTGGCCCGGAGAGCACAGTGCTGTGTCAGGGCAGCACCCTCCTTCCACTACAT GATGGGTTCGTTCCACGCGGAGCCGCCGCCTCCGAAGCAAAGGACAGAACGGCAAAGGAAGGCCCCTGGAAAGGAAGCCAAAAGGATAATGCCTACTCAG CTGAAGAGAATGGAAGGCTCCCATCAAGAAGCGACGGAGAAAGAGGTGGAAAGGATCCTGGGATACCTGAAGAGTTATTACCAAGATGATC CAACATCACCGATTTCATATTACGAGTTCGTCATCGACCCCAACTCGTTTTCCCGGACAGTTGAGAATATTTTCCACACGTCTTTTCTAATCAGG gaTGGGTTGGCACGGATGCATATGGATAATGCCAAATTGCCTTGTATAG CACCCGtagaggagggagaggtggaaGCTGGAGGATCACTCAGCCGTAAACAATGCATCGTCTCTATCAGCCCCAAAATATGGAAG gagctTATAGAGGCCTTCGACATCAAAGACACAATGATTCAGCCTCTAAACACACATAATGAGTGA
- the nsmce4a gene encoding non-structural maintenance of chromosomes element 4 homolog A isoform X1, giving the protein MIINYIISSTNRLTLEMKRAKGGGDEDGPRQNGAAGRRKGEQQKSDADDGDCDFGAGDLQEDDNDPGLRREIRSKYRDLINSVQQNREDMLRPSNNKLTEVLEEANKLFKDVRQAREAALDAQLLVVATDLGKEKASQLFAEGTAFDPTAFAEHLLSFMGLNRLEDGEDEQQNGGAVDGYLPQDAWHRVARRAQCCVRAAPSFHYMMGSFHAEPPPPKQRTERQRKAPGKEAKRIMPTQLKRMEGSHQEATEKEVERILGYLKSYYQDDPTSPISYYEFVIDPNSFSRTVENIFHTSFLIRDGLARMHMDNAKLPCIAPVEEGEVEAGGSLSRKQCIVSISPKIWKELIEAFDIKDTMIQPLNTHNE; this is encoded by the exons ATGATCATCAACTACATCAT CTCGTCCACTAACCGCCTGACGTTAGAGATGAAGAGGGCCAAAGGAGGTGGCGATGAGGACGGTCCCCGGCAGAATGGCGCTGCTGGCCGAAGGaaaggagaacaacagaaaaGTGACGCGGATGATGGCGACTGTGACTTCGGCGCAGGCGACCTGCAAGAAGACGACAATGACCCGGGACTCAGGAGAGAGATACGGAGCAAGTACCGAGACCTCATCAACTCCGTGCAAC AGAATAGAGAAGACATGCTGAGACCCTCCAACAACAAGCTCACAGAAGTTTTGGAAGAGGCGAACAAACTTTTTAAAGATG TGCGGCAGGCGAGAGAAGCAGCTCTGGATGCCCAGCTCCTTGTTGTGGCCACAGATCTGGGGAAGGAGAAAGCCAGTCAGCTGTTCGCTGAGGGCACTGCTTTTGATCCCACTGCTTTTGCCGAGCATCTT CTGTCCTTCATGGGTCTCAACCGACTAGAAGACGGGGAGGACGAGCAGCAGAACGGAGGGGCAGTTGACGGCTACCTGCCCCAGGATGCGTGGCACAGAGTGGCCCGGAGAGCACAGTGCTGTGTCAGGGCAGCACCCTCCTTCCACTACAT GATGGGTTCGTTCCACGCGGAGCCGCCGCCTCCGAAGCAAAGGACAGAACGGCAAAGGAAGGCCCCTGGAAAGGAAGCCAAAAGGATAATGCCTACTCAG CTGAAGAGAATGGAAGGCTCCCATCAAGAAGCGACGGAGAAAGAGGTGGAAAGGATCCTGGGATACCTGAAGAGTTATTACCAAGATGATC CAACATCACCGATTTCATATTACGAGTTCGTCATCGACCCCAACTCGTTTTCCCGGACAGTTGAGAATATTTTCCACACGTCTTTTCTAATCAGG gaTGGGTTGGCACGGATGCATATGGATAATGCCAAATTGCCTTGTATAG CACCCGtagaggagggagaggtggaaGCTGGAGGATCACTCAGCCGTAAACAATGCATCGTCTCTATCAGCCCCAAAATATGGAAG gagctTATAGAGGCCTTCGACATCAAAGACACAATGATTCAGCCTCTAAACACACATAATGAGTGA
- the LOC117744145 gene encoding coiled-coil domain-containing protein 177, whose protein sequence is MGALRSMSRGPRLDLDNFDSADAQRSRYVLTSPRSLESCTRLGVKPVELLIKSLKEFVAERSGALPCEAMRVMHESYERERLKLLQMCRQERRRIIRAADRWPGANAAVSGLEVVSVNKLRDHTGDRETTDCITYADLCFKGKPASRSSCSHRDRSTVCTFSLGDLRHTPATERKLDRLTKDINKEMRVTVSERDRKIAALMLVKHQEEQTCLKLCQHEEQERQEARRHEEALRAQADKNRGKKLRQGMRRWHEELEARRRLRERREEERAGQFEQEALLQEDRWRRLREEVEGQRRERTEAMQKEAGGRKRYQEKLLREKVEVEQSEQERERRVAAEKEQRARRSKGSREKEERRRLQEGNRRELLRHILLKQQVEQQAEEEEARMRSTLEKKLQRSCERHTEAVEARLRELQERSVREEEQVRRARQRATLQSYQQYTHKQILGQLSQRRSERAAVHASAQQMARAQQTRRLNEHRQLCHQRLREEMQREEEAARKVREGCVFMKDWRRERLRWQREQIQEEAHRLARASFHMRDRVRQQTHRRTFDQMALEAQLTASMSRMKL, encoded by the coding sequence ATGGGGGCGCTGAGGTCCATGTCCCGCGGGCCCCGTCTGGACCTGGACAACTTTGACTCGGCTGACGCACAGAGGAGTCGGTACGTCTTAACGAGCCCGCGCTCGCTGGAGTCGTGCACGCGACTCGGAGTCAAACCCGTTGAACTTTTAATCAAATCGCTGAAGGAGTTCGTCGCGGAGCGGAGCGGCGCGTTGCCCTGTGAGGCGATGAGAGTGATGCACGAGTCCTACGAAAGGGAGAGACTGAAGCTTTTACAAATGTGccgacaggagaggaggaggattatCCGGGCGGCCGACAGGTGGCCGGGCGCTAATGCAGCAGTGTCGGGCCTGGAAGTGGTGTCGGTCAACAAGCTGAGGGATCACACAGGGGACAGGGAGACCACGGACTGCATCACATATGCAGATCTGTGCTTTAAGGGGAAACCTGCCAGCAGGTCCTCCTGCTCTCACAGAGACAGGAGCACGGTCTGCACCTTCAGCCTGGGAGACCTCCGGCACACCCCGGCTACTGAGAGGAAGCTGGACAGGCTCACCAAAGACATCAACAAAGAGATGCGTGTCACAGTGTCAGAGAGAGACCGCAAGATAGCTGCTCTCATGTTGGTGAAGCACCAGGAGGAGCAGACTTGCCTGAAGCTCTGTCAGCATGAGGAACAGGAGCGACAGGAGGCCCGCAGGCACGAAGAGGCCCTGCGGGCTCAGGCCGACAAAAACAGGGGGAAGAAACTGAGGCAGGGTATGCGGCGGTGGCACGAGGAGCTGGAGGCCCGCAGGAGGCTACGGGAGCgccgggaggaggagagagcgggACAATTTGAGCAGGAGGCACTGCTGCAAGAAGACcgctggaggaggctgagagaggaggtggaggggcaACGCAGAGAAAGGACTGAGGCGATGCAGAAAGAGGCAGGGGGGCGCAAACGCTACCAGGAGAAGCTGTTGAgagagaaggtggaggtggagcaaagtgagcaagagagagagagacgggtggcagcggagaaggagcagagggcCAGGAGGAGCAAAGGGTCgcgggagaaggaggagaggagaaggctGCAGGAGGGGAATCGCAGAGAGCTGCTGCGTCACATCCTGCTGaaacagcaggtggagcagcaggcggaggaagaggaggcgcgTATGAGGAGCACTCTCGAGAAGAAGCTGCAACGCTCctgtgagagacacacagaggccGTGGAGGCGCGGCTGAGGGAGCTGCAGGAGCGGTCGGTccgggaggaggagcaggtccGGAGAGCGCGGCAGAGGGCCACGCTGCAGAGCTACcagcagtacacacacaaacagatccTGGGTCAGCTGAGCCAGCGGCGCTCGGAGAGAGCCGCCGTGCACGCGTCGGCCCAGCAGATGGCCCGGGCTCAGCAGACCCGCCGGCTCAACGAACACAGGCAGCTCTGCCACCAGAGGCTGAGAGAAGAGATgcagcgggaggaggaggcggcgagGAAGGTCCGGGAGGGCTGCGTCTTCATGaaggactggaggagggagaggctgAGATGGCAGCGGGAGCAGATCCAGGAGGAGGCGCACAGGCTGGCCCGGGCCTCCTTCCACATGAGGGACAGAGTGagacagcagacacacaggcgGACCTTTGATCAGATGGCCCTGGAGGCTCAGCTGACCGCCTCCATGAGCCGCATGAAATTGTGA